The genomic segment TAAATAGGAGTCCACTATTTCAAAAGATTTTAATCCACCTGCTTTTGATTTAAAAGTCAGATGTGTCTTTTTGAGATGCATGACATTACGCACTTAACTGTTCAGAATGTACAGTtggatgaaaaatgaaatgaaatctcCATGCCTGCCAATAATGAATTATAATATGATAATTATAAtttgaattattaattttagcTTGGAAAGCTGTATTTAGAGCGGGAAGAATATGGAAAGCTTCAGAAGATACTGAGACAACTGCACCAGTCTTGTCAGGTATAGTCTTTATCTTAACAGTCTTAAAATGAAGCATAAATGGctctttttgcaaaaaaatattgatttcaGGGTAGGGCTTCTTTATaatcaccttttcaaaaagtgaccacatacagtatggaatatCTGTTGAtctcattgttttttattataaagaTCATGCACCTATAAAAACTTGACCTTGAAATTGTTCAGGTAGTCACTTAACAGTATACCTTCAGTTTTTTGCAAAGTGAACTTTCTAATAAGTGTTTCTTAAACATGTGTTGAGTAACCAGTTTTCTTAAAGAGTACCGGAAGTTCAGATTCTGCACCAAAATGGTTCCTGCTCTTTCTGCACGATTGGCATGTAGCCACATAAATGCTGCTTGTTAGGATTTTGTGTACCATCGTGTTTTTTTAGACGGACGATGGAGAAGATGATTTGAAGAAAGGCACACAGCTGCTGGAAATCTATGCTCTAGAAATACAGATGTACACTGCACAGAAGAACAACAAGAAACTGAAGGCACTGTACGAGCAGTCTTTGCACATTAAGTCTGCCATCCCTCATCCACTGATCATGGGTGTCATAAGAGGTAAAGAGATCTGCATGCAGCACAGGACAATATCAGTACCATTTTTTTTGCTCCCGAGAAAGATTTCCCTGTGAACCCTGTATGTGTTGTATATTCGGTGTATTTGGTTGACATTGTGTAAGGTTGTAGTGACAAAATGCAGGATTATTTTATGTGGTTATTTACAAACCGGCATGAAATTCCACTGCTCACCAGTAGGTGGCATTGCAAACTTTGTAATTGCATTAGCTGGAAATTACAAATCCAGATTGCATAGTGCTCTAAAAGGAAGTACAGAGATTCATTGGCTAAAAGTTATGAATCAAAAATTAATTCCAATGAGAATGTGTAAATGTGAAATTATATGGATCCTGAATACCTGAAAATTGcagttttcatactttttttgTGTAGTTAAAAAGCAGTACAGGACAGCTGTATGTGTTTTCATGTATAAATGTACGTGCTTGTAGCAAAATTTGTAACGCATACATAGCAGATGATTTAGGAAGCTTGACGTTATCctacataggaacaagtaataggtttattccatgctgaaaaaaagaagaaagagaacacaacgtttcagccgtggagccttcttcaggtgtgagagagacagggcagtaggcaaaggtaaagtagctggagaacaaaggttgggagggaggaggagtgagaggcgggagcaggggacagaaagagaggccaatcaagaggtgtgaagtcagaatgggtgcagagaggtgtgaaatgaaacttccaatgaatggagaaaatttaaaagaacagtaatctgtcgttaagggaagggagaatgtgtgatcctaactgcagaataattttagtttcggtggtctttctgatgtatgagttcggaaaaccgtctttgagaacacagacggagagattagtgtggtcgtggccgtcagaggtgaaatgagaaacaatgggcttggagagatctttaatcttcacagccctgacgtgttctctgaagcggtctccgagtctccttcctgtttcaccaatgtagatggctgggcacttactgcaagagatacagtaaataaggttgctggaggtacaagatgctgtctgggtgatccggaattgtcctgaggggccaaTATGTTATCCTACATATTGTATTTCTTATCCTGCAGTAGGATGCTCGCCAATTAAGGAATTTGTTTTGTGAAAGTATGTTTGTATGTTGCAAAATGAGTATAAATGTGCACTTCTTGTTGCTGTGGAAATTGGTTATTAGTAAATCGAAGGCGTCCTGTAGTGCCGTTTCGAAACTAAATTGCCTGAATATTTTGGCTAAAAGTTCAAGGAAGTGTTTTGGTTTTTAGCTCCCAGTCATGTTGGTTGAGGTTTTTACAGTGTAGAGCCATTAGCTTCGGGGTTAAATAAGCAACCTACACTTCTAGGACTGTGGTGTTTAAAGAAATGTACCACAACAAGgaaattgctgttttttctcgCATGttcaatgttttataaatatgtgCAATTTTTAAGTTTGTTAGAAATTCCCCTGGCAAGATGCAAACTTCTTTGACTATTTCCATGTATTAAATGACATGCTTGCTGCTTTATAACTAACAAGAAGGTCATTTGTTTCTGACTTTCAGAGTGTGGAGGCAAGATGCACTTAAGGGAAGGGGAATTTGAGAAAGCCCACACTGATTTCTTTGAGGCTTTCAAAAATTACGATGAATCAGGGAGTCCCAGACGAACAACTTGCTTGAAATACCTGGTTTTAGCAAATATGCTAATGAAGTCGGGAATAAACCCATTTGACTCTCAGGAGGTATGGCCCttaattcttttgtttttttgtttaaatgtaccaaaaaaaaggtatttttgaCGAGGTGTTGAAAGCTGGGTGATCGTTGGTTATTCACTTTTTTaggtatttatttattaaaatgagttttaaaatatattttgctgaCCTTTTGGACTATTGTTTTTTGTCGGAGGGGCTTATAATGTTTTGTTAATGATTTCTCATGATGTAGTTGTCTCTGAtcgtttgtgtttgtgttttaatttttacatttaggCTAAACCTTACAAAAATGATCCAGAGATTCTTGCAATGACAAATTTAGTAAGGTAAGGAGATCTTGAATCGTTCTTCCATGACCCTTTTTGAGTcttcacaataaaatatttgtatgtttCTTAGCTGTACAGCCAGTGTAATCCACTGTATATGCCATTGGGCAGTAGGACTTGTTTGTGCTTTTCTAAgcaagtgtacagtacagtagactgCCCGCACGGGTTTCTTTTAACCCTGTGAAATCTGACAGGTTTTTGCTAAACCTGAACTGTTTGACATGCTCCTTTATAACTGaactaattttaaataatttaagtttCACTGgttcacaaaatataaaatttatGATAGCACATATTTAAAGTATGTGCGtctcattaattttaaaaagcaaaacagataGGAGTCTGTGGTTAAGCCTAGGAAAGTTATCTTATTCTGCGTGAAGTGGGCACAGTTTAGGAGACTTGTTTTCTTCACAATTAATTATTTCCATGTTGAGCCAATGGAATATTTAGAACATATTAACAGTTCCTTCCTTCACTTATAACAAATGCTTAATTATCCACTTACAGGGGAAAAAAGGTTCCTGAATAAGGTTTAGCTGAAATTGATTTGCTGTGCAGTTGGTGAAACCACACTGTATGTATTTGATATTCAcatgaatgtatttttcttcCTAGTGCCTACCAGAATAATGACATCACCGAGTTTGAGAAAATCCTGAAAACAAATCACAGTAACATCATGGATGATCCCTTTATAAGGGAGCACATTGAAGGTGAGTGTATGTTCTGGAATTTGTCTGCTGCAAGAAATGTCCCCtatcaattaaataaagaaaatgcaggCTTTGTTAATAAACAGTTGCACAGGTGTATTTAACAGAACTGTGTGTTTGACTTGCATATAGTTGTTTGCCTATGAAAATGTGCTGAGTCTCTGAGTAATGGCATTCTCTGATCTTTCTCACAGAGTTGTTGCGGAACATCAGAACACAAGTGCTCATAAAATTAATTAAGCCTTACACTAGAATACACATACCTTTTATTTCCAAGGTAAGCTTGTTCTTAACGTGGGAAATTTGGTGATGTTTCATGGAGATCTGATTACAGTGTCTCTGCACTTGTATTGTATATTAATTCCTAACTTGTTGTATATACTCCTTTATCATTGTCTgttctttcatgttttttgaagGAGTTGAACATTGATGTTTCGGATGTAGAGAGCTTGCTTGTGCAGTGCATATTGGACAAGTAAGTTCAGTATTTTTCTCTTGTCTCTGCACCACAGCATTCTCTTTACTTCGTGGAGTTAAAAGTTCAGTCCAGTATTTTGGACAACGTCAATGCCAGGAGTACACTGGACTGTTTTAATCAACTGGCAAAATACAGCAGGTTCCTTGGGCTTACATTTGCCACCTGAAATAGAGGATTATTTGTGCAATTTATTCCAGGATATGTGAGAAAATCTTACCCGGGCTTCTGCCATAATGGATTTCCAGGCACAGgttgtttaaattgcaggattAACCTTAACTGTGACAGTAATGCAGCTtagaaaccaggaagaaaacaaaatccaggCTCACTGGTTCTGGCTGTGTGCCTGCATGCCACTGTTTATGTGGCCTAAGTCTCCTGcgtttgttttcagaaatcgTGTGTGTTTTGGTTAATGCAATCAGTTTTGATTTCGATAGGTGGCCACTTTAGTCACAAGCTTGCGCTTGGAGTTGGCGTCATTGTAAatacctgtgctttttttttttcttttcagcactaTTCATGGCCGGATTGATCAAGTCAACCAGCTGCTGGAGCTGGATCACCAGAAAAGAGGAGGGGCCCGATATACTGCATTAGATAAATGGACAAATCAACTGAACTCTCTCAACCAGGCCATTGTTAGTAAGCTGGCTTGACTGAGAAGTCTTATTATTAGTACTTAAAGCAGCAATGCAGTGATGTTAATCTTCAAACAACTGGGAATGGCAGAACTACTATCGGTTGATGTGTCCTGAATATTGGAGCTTTGACAGAAGTGCTTTCTTTAATCAGCTGGTTTGTGTTTTGCTGCTGCAGTTTCCCAAGACAAACAGCTTTAATATCCAGAAGAAAACCAAAACTCTATGGGATTACGCTGTATTGACATCCAGCCCTTACCAATGTAATAGTGTTTTATCCAGGGCAATCGAATGACCAGATGGAAGACTTTGTCATGGTTTTAAACACACATTGACACGTTGTTTtggtaaatgttaaaaaagaacAGTTTACCTGTAGgattcttcagaaaaaaaagttaaaacataATCTGCAATAACTTGAAGTGTATACTTACTTTGAACACTTTTTTCATGTGTAAAGCAGCATGTTTGCTGTATTCTGCAAAATGTACGATTTCCAAGCCGTGATTTTCGGTACCTGCAGTTGTAGTtaaaaatttag from the Lepisosteus oculatus isolate fLepOcu1 chromosome 5, fLepOcu1.hap2, whole genome shotgun sequence genome contains:
- the cops2 gene encoding COP9 signalosome complex subunit 2; amino-acid sequence: MSDMEDDFMCDDEEDYDLEYSEDSNSEPNVDLENQYYNSKALKEDDPKAALSSFQKVLELEGEKGEWGFKALKQMIKINFKLTNYPEMMNRYKQLLTYIRSAVTRNYSEKSINSILDYISTSKQMDLLQEFYETTLEALKDAKNDRLWFKTNTKLGKLYLEREEYGKLQKILRQLHQSCQTDDGEDDLKKGTQLLEIYALEIQMYTAQKNNKKLKALYEQSLHIKSAIPHPLIMGVIRECGGKMHLREGEFEKAHTDFFEAFKNYDESGSPRRTTCLKYLVLANMLMKSGINPFDSQEAKPYKNDPEILAMTNLVSAYQNNDITEFEKILKTNHSNIMDDPFIREHIEELLRNIRTQVLIKLIKPYTRIHIPFISKELNIDVSDVESLLVQCILDNTIHGRIDQVNQLLELDHQKRGGARYTALDKWTNQLNSLNQAIVSKLA